In one Myxocyprinus asiaticus isolate MX2 ecotype Aquarium Trade chromosome 1, UBuf_Myxa_2, whole genome shotgun sequence genomic region, the following are encoded:
- the LOC127442039 gene encoding macrophage mannose receptor 1-like → MEQKTFITLILSAVFSSSACVPRQYHFVNQKLTWTEAQRNCREDYTDLATIDNMNDIEELLKSVNDDQIQYVWIGLQKTDSDKWKWSLGDPAFYTGNNSQYRNWALGQPNDNVDCSNMNPGQWNDYSCANILQFICYNDSSKGYIPEQQKMTWRDAQSYCRKYHTDLVSVRNQTENQQIEKIRINAFGASGVWIGLFRDTWEWSDQSDSSFRNWRPNIPDNVGGNENCAVVGVKTDRGQWEDWKCDIKTQFVCHDDKLVLVQQNLSWTEALKYCQENHVDLVSVNSEQIQYRVMNVARKASTAEVWLGLRHSCTLGIWFWVNGEILCYQNWAAGHGTGVEDCSDTVRVGAVQSGGDQRWVSLPQTDKLNFICTNHDE, encoded by the exons ATGGAGCAAAAAACATTTATCACTCTTATTCTCTCAG CTGTCTTCAGTTCATCTGCATGTGTTCCACGTCAGTATCACTTTGTGAATCAGAAACTGACCTGGACTGAAGCTCAGAGAAACTGCAGAGAGGATTACACAGATCTGGCCACCATCGACAATATGAATGACATAGAAGAGCTGCTGAAGagtgtgaatgatgatcagaTTCAGTATGTCTGGATTGGACTGCAGAAGACAGACAGTGATAAATGGAAATGGTCTCTGGGTGACCCTGCGTTCTACACAGGAAATAATTCTCAATATCGTAACTGGGCACTGGGACAACCGAATGATAATGTTGACTGTAGTAACATGAATCCTGGACAATGGAATGATTATTCTTGTGCTAACATCTTACAGTTCATATGTTACAATG ACAGCAGTAAAGGATACATCcctgaacaacagaaaatgacctGGAGAGATGCTCAGAGTTACTGCAGAAAGTATCACACAGATCTGGTCAGTGTGAGGAACCAGACTGAGAATCAACAGATTGAGAAGATAAGGATTAATGCATTCGGTGCATCTGGAGTCTGGATCGGTCTGTTCAGAGACACATGGGAGTGGTCAGATCAGAGTGACTCCTCATTCAGAAACTGGAGGCCAAACATACCTGATAATGTTGGGGGGAATGAAAACTGTGCAGTGGTTGGGGTCAAGACAGACCGTGGACAATGGGAAGACTGGAAGTGTGATATAAAAACTCAGTTTGTCTGTCATGACG ATAAACTGGTTTTGGTTCAACAGAATCTTAGTTGGACAGAAGCTCTGAAATACTGCCAAGAGAATCATGTGGATCTGGTGTCAGTTAACTCTGAACAGATTCAGTATCGTGTGATGAATGTGGCTAGAAAAGCCTCCACTGCTGAAGTGTGGTTGGGTCTACGTCACTCCTGCACTCTGGGCATCTGGTTTTGGGTGAATGGAGAGATCTTGTGTTATCAGAACTGGGCTGCAGGTCACGGGACAGGAGTGGAAGACTGCAGTGATACTGTGAGAGTTGGAGCAGTTCAGTCTGGAGGAGATCAGCGCTGGGTCAGCCTTCCTCAAACTGACAAACTCAATTTCATCTGCACCAACCATGATGAGTGA